In Devosia beringensis, a single window of DNA contains:
- a CDS encoding DUF3309 family protein, whose protein sequence is MGLGTILIIILILALIGALPTWGYSRSYGYFPSGILGAVLVVVIILALMGSI, encoded by the coding sequence ATGGGCTTGGGTACCATTCTCATCATTATCCTCATTCTGGCGCTGATTGGCGCCCTGCCGACCTGGGGTTACTCCCGCAGCTACGGCTATTTCCCGTCCGGCATCCTCGGTGCCGTTCTGGTGGTCGTGATCATTCTTGCCTTGATGGGCAGCATCTAG
- a CDS encoding transglutaminase family protein — protein MLYDVRLEMSYDYDAPVHGGRHLVRVAPITIPGVQRIVASSLSFVPRPERISTFNDFFGNLATEIAYVEPHDSLLIRLSARVHVEELAPPIDLSPTIAGLHREISGLWSVAAGSPHHFLAASPRVALDPAITAYARAAIGAAPSVLAAVTTLCLAVHRDFTYDTKATKVSTAPAEAFALRRGVCQDFAHIMIAGLRGLGIPSGYVSGFLRTNPPEGKPRLEGADAMHAWVRAWCGQDMGWVEFDPTNAILTGPDHIAIGHGRDYADVSPIVGVLKTHGSHEAKQSVDVLRIQ, from the coding sequence ATGTTGTATGATGTGCGTCTCGAGATGAGCTACGATTATGACGCCCCGGTGCATGGCGGTCGGCATCTGGTGCGCGTTGCCCCCATCACCATTCCGGGCGTACAGCGCATCGTCGCCTCCAGCCTGTCGTTTGTCCCGCGTCCCGAGCGCATCAGCACCTTCAATGACTTCTTCGGCAATCTGGCGACCGAAATCGCCTATGTCGAACCCCATGACAGCCTGCTGATCCGGCTGAGCGCCCGCGTCCATGTCGAGGAACTGGCGCCGCCCATCGACCTGTCCCCCACCATTGCGGGCCTGCATCGCGAGATCAGTGGTCTGTGGAGCGTCGCCGCCGGCAGCCCGCATCACTTCCTTGCGGCGTCCCCGCGCGTGGCGCTCGATCCGGCCATCACCGCCTATGCCCGGGCCGCCATCGGGGCCGCGCCGTCCGTGCTCGCCGCGGTCACCACGCTCTGCCTGGCTGTCCACCGCGATTTCACCTATGACACCAAGGCCACCAAGGTCAGCACCGCCCCGGCCGAGGCTTTTGCCCTGCGTCGCGGGGTCTGCCAGGACTTCGCCCATATCATGATCGCCGGCCTGCGCGGCCTTGGCATCCCGTCCGGCTATGTCTCGGGTTTCCTGCGCACTAATCCGCCGGAGGGCAAGCCGCGCCTCGAAGGCGCCGACGCCATGCACGCCTGGGTGCGGGCCTGGTGCGGCCAGGACATGGGCTGGGTCGAATTTGATCCCACCAATGCTATTCTGACCGGGCCGGACCACATAGCCATCGGCCACGGCCGCGACTATGCCGATGTCTCCCCCATTGTCGGCGTGCTCAAGACGCACGGCTCGCACGAGGCCAAGCAGTCGGTGGACGTGCTGCGTATTCAGTAG
- a CDS encoding circularly permuted type 2 ATP-grasp protein, with amino-acid sequence MNTHDQDHDGELAIPSIIADYQLHPGIPDEMIDADGQIRPGWSALMAAFDKLGPGELGARFERADQYLRDAGVFYRTYEGTESHERAWPLAHVPLLVDEADWARISTGLIERVELLETVVADVYGDNTLVQQGLLPPELIARNDEFLRPLVGIKPTSGHYLHFCAFELGRGPDGAWWVLGDRTQAPSGAGFALENRVATTHALSDIYAEMNVHRLAGFFRDFRDMLFADAKRDGGWVGILTPGQLNETYFEHAYIARYLGLMLLEGEDLLVQDGKVMVRTVAGLMPVSALWRRMDAAFVDPLELRYDSRIGTPGMVEALRHGSISMINALGTGLLETRALAAFMPRLARKLLGAPLLLPEIATWWCGQPAEQQHVIDNFDELMIGPAFATTLPFDDLDGTRLGSTFSPAEKAAMIAAIASNGANFVGQEKVQLSTAPVYVDGKLQPRPITLRVYAARTRDGWSIMPGGFARVGSTLDTSAIAMQRGGQAADVWVLSSQPVEPVSLLPNSGKTLVRSTVGDLPSRAADNLIWLGRYAERCEATLRILRAYHARLGELSNADLPILTHCADFLDTVDVDASEAMPQGLLSSINSAVRSAGQIRDRFSPDGWLALNDLQKTAQRFARRVSSGDDSSHAMTVLLRKLAGFSGLVHENMYRFAGWRFLELGRRLERAIQIARITAWLTSEGAPNGSVEMLLEIGDSVMSHRRRYSVSAGAQSVIDMLILDPLNPRSAIFQLSELRAQIEMLPGGVVDGQLSPAAKAALEIETGLRTADAIDMVPARLDSLASDIVTLSGLIAAAYLV; translated from the coding sequence ATGAACACGCACGACCAAGATCACGACGGGGAGCTGGCCATACCCAGCATCATTGCCGACTATCAGCTGCATCCCGGCATCCCCGACGAGATGATCGATGCCGACGGCCAGATCCGGCCCGGCTGGTCGGCGCTGATGGCCGCCTTTGACAAGCTTGGGCCGGGGGAACTCGGCGCGCGCTTCGAGCGCGCCGACCAGTATCTGCGCGACGCCGGGGTGTTCTACCGCACCTATGAGGGCACCGAGAGCCATGAGCGCGCCTGGCCGCTTGCCCATGTGCCGCTGCTGGTCGACGAGGCCGACTGGGCCCGCATCAGCACCGGCCTCATCGAGCGCGTCGAACTGCTCGAAACCGTGGTCGCCGACGTCTATGGCGACAACACGCTCGTCCAGCAGGGACTGCTGCCGCCCGAACTGATCGCCCGCAACGACGAATTCCTGCGCCCCTTGGTCGGGATCAAGCCAACCAGCGGCCATTATCTGCACTTCTGCGCCTTCGAGCTCGGCCGCGGCCCCGATGGGGCCTGGTGGGTGCTGGGCGATCGCACCCAGGCGCCCTCGGGCGCTGGCTTTGCCCTGGAAAACCGGGTCGCCACCACCCACGCCCTCAGCGACATCTATGCCGAGATGAACGTGCATCGTCTGGCCGGCTTCTTCCGCGATTTCCGCGACATGCTCTTCGCCGACGCCAAGCGCGATGGCGGCTGGGTTGGCATTCTCACCCCCGGGCAGCTCAACGAAACCTATTTCGAACACGCCTATATCGCCCGCTATCTCGGCCTGATGCTGCTCGAGGGCGAGGACCTGCTCGTGCAGGACGGCAAGGTCATGGTGCGCACCGTGGCCGGCCTGATGCCGGTCAGCGCCCTCTGGCGGCGCATGGACGCCGCCTTCGTCGATCCCCTCGAACTGCGCTATGACAGCCGCATCGGCACACCCGGCATGGTCGAGGCGCTGCGCCATGGCTCGATCTCCATGATCAACGCCCTTGGTACCGGCCTGCTCGAAACCAGGGCGTTGGCCGCCTTCATGCCCCGGCTCGCGCGCAAGCTGCTGGGCGCCCCCCTCTTGCTGCCCGAAATTGCCACTTGGTGGTGCGGCCAGCCCGCTGAGCAGCAGCACGTCATCGATAATTTCGACGAGCTGATGATCGGCCCGGCCTTTGCCACCACCCTGCCCTTTGACGATCTGGATGGCACGCGGCTGGGCTCGACCTTTTCGCCCGCCGAAAAGGCCGCCATGATCGCGGCCATTGCCAGCAATGGCGCCAATTTTGTCGGCCAGGAAAAGGTCCAGCTCTCCACCGCGCCCGTCTATGTCGACGGCAAGCTGCAGCCGCGGCCGATCACGCTGCGCGTCTACGCGGCCCGTACCCGTGACGGCTGGTCGATCATGCCCGGGGGCTTCGCCCGCGTCGGCTCCACTCTCGACACCAGCGCCATCGCCATGCAGCGCGGTGGCCAGGCGGCCGACGTCTGGGTGCTGTCCTCGCAACCGGTTGAGCCTGTGTCGCTGCTGCCCAATAGCGGCAAGACCCTCGTCCGCAGCACCGTGGGCGACCTGCCCAGCCGCGCCGCCGACAATCTGATCTGGCTCGGTCGCTACGCCGAACGCTGCGAGGCGACCTTGCGCATCCTGCGCGCCTATCACGCCCGCCTCGGCGAACTCTCCAATGCCGACCTGCCCATCCTGACCCACTGCGCCGATTTCCTCGATACAGTCGACGTCGACGCCAGCGAAGCGATGCCGCAGGGCCTGTTGTCATCGATCAATAGCGCCGTGCGCAGCGCCGGCCAGATCCGCGACCGCTTTTCGCCCGATGGCTGGCTGGCGCTCAATGATCTGCAGAAGACCGCCCAGCGTTTCGCCCGGCGCGTCAGCTCCGGCGATGACTCTTCACACGCCATGACGGTGCTGCTGCGCAAGCTGGCCGGCTTTTCCGGCCTGGTACATGAGAATATGTATCGCTTCGCCGGCTGGCGCTTCCTCGAACTCGGTCGCCGGCTCGAACGCGCCATCCAGATTGCCCGCATCACCGCCTGGCTGACCAGCGAGGGCGCACCGAACGGCTCGGTCGAAATGCTGCTCGAAATCGGCGACAGCGTCATGAGCCATCGCCGCCGCTATTCGGTCAGTGCCGGGGCCCAGAGCGTGATCGACATGCTAATCTTGGACCCGCTCAATCCGCGCTCGGCCATTTTCCAGCTGTCCGAACTGCGCGCCCAGATCGAGATGCTGCCCGGCGGCGTCGTTGACGGGCAACTCTCGCCCGCCGCCAAGGCCGCGCTCGAGATCGAAACCGGCCTGCGCACCGCCGATGCCATCGACATGGTGCCGGCCCGGCTTGACAGTCTGGCCAGCGATATCGTCACCCTCTCCGGCCTCATCGCCGCGGCCTATCTGGTGTAA